A window of the Streptomyces luomodiensis genome harbors these coding sequences:
- a CDS encoding UBP-type zinc finger domain-containing protein gives MSECPHVPVLPRPEPEPETSTCPECLAVGSHPVQLRKCLVCGHVGCCDSSPYQHSTHHFEATGHPVMRSFEEGEDWRWCYVDQLIV, from the coding sequence ATGAGCGAGTGTCCGCATGTTCCCGTACTGCCGCGCCCCGAGCCGGAGCCGGAGACCAGCACCTGTCCCGAGTGCCTGGCGGTCGGCAGCCACCCCGTCCAGCTGCGGAAGTGTCTGGTGTGCGGCCATGTGGGCTGCTGCGACTCGTCGCCGTACCAGCACTCCACCCACCACTTCGAGGCGACCGGCCATCCGGTGATGCGCAGCTTCGAGGAGGGTGAGGACTGGCGCTGGTGCTATGTGGATCAGCTGATCGTGTAG
- a CDS encoding glycoside hydrolase family 3 protein → MTTLTHDSATLTRDALAVLQPGFTGTAAPDWLLRRLGEGLASVGLYGRNIATPEQLGALTAQLRAERPDVLVGIDEEGGDVTRLEVRTGSSFPGNLALGAVDDPELTRAVARELGRRLAECGVNLNWAPSADVNSNPDNPVIGVRSFGAEPDLVARHTAAYVEGLQSAGVAACTKHFPGHGDTAVDSHHALPRIDADPDTLAARELVPFRAAIAAGTKAVMSAHILLPALDPALPATLSPAALHGLLRRPVADGGLGFEGLIVTDGMEMRAIADAYGIEHGSVLAIAAGADAICVGGGLADEDTVLRLRDALVTAVIEGQLAEERLADAAARVRALGEWTRHSAGPRAAHGVEPAAGVGLDAARRALRVTPAGPSYEPLTGPGYVVSLTPVANIAVGDETPWGVAAELTRLRPGTGTATYGQQDAEDRGVPALIENMLDAAAGRRIVAVVRDVHRHPWMADALDALLTARPETVVVEMGVPQAPPAGALHIATHGAARVCGRAAAEVIAGIGADDRPGD, encoded by the coding sequence ATGACGACCCTCACGCACGACTCCGCCACCCTCACCCGCGACGCACTCGCCGTTCTCCAGCCCGGCTTCACCGGCACGGCCGCCCCCGACTGGCTGCTGCGCCGGCTCGGCGAGGGGCTCGCCTCCGTCGGCCTGTACGGCCGCAACATCGCCACGCCCGAGCAGCTGGGCGCCCTCACCGCCCAGCTGCGCGCCGAGCGCCCCGACGTCCTGGTGGGGATCGACGAGGAGGGCGGCGACGTCACCCGGCTGGAGGTGCGCACCGGCTCCTCCTTCCCCGGCAACCTCGCGCTCGGCGCCGTCGACGACCCGGAGCTGACCCGCGCCGTCGCCCGCGAGCTGGGCCGCCGCCTCGCGGAGTGCGGCGTCAACCTCAACTGGGCGCCCTCCGCCGACGTCAACTCCAACCCCGATAACCCGGTCATCGGCGTGCGCTCGTTCGGCGCCGAGCCCGACCTCGTCGCCCGGCACACCGCCGCGTACGTCGAGGGCCTCCAGAGCGCCGGGGTCGCCGCCTGCACCAAGCACTTCCCCGGCCACGGCGACACCGCCGTCGACTCCCACCACGCGCTGCCGCGCATCGACGCCGATCCCGACACCCTGGCCGCCCGCGAACTGGTGCCCTTCCGCGCCGCCATCGCCGCCGGGACCAAGGCCGTGATGAGCGCCCACATCCTGCTGCCCGCGCTCGATCCCGCCCTGCCCGCCACCCTCAGCCCCGCCGCGCTGCACGGACTGCTGCGCCGGCCCGTGGCCGACGGCGGACTCGGCTTCGAGGGACTGATCGTCACCGACGGCATGGAGATGCGGGCCATCGCCGACGCGTACGGCATCGAGCACGGCAGCGTCCTGGCGATCGCCGCGGGCGCCGACGCCATCTGCGTGGGCGGCGGACTCGCCGACGAGGACACCGTGCTGCGGCTGCGCGACGCGCTGGTCACGGCCGTCATCGAGGGACAGCTGGCCGAGGAGCGGCTGGCCGACGCGGCGGCCCGGGTGCGCGCCCTGGGGGAGTGGACGCGGCACTCCGCGGGACCGCGCGCGGCGCACGGCGTCGAGCCCGCCGCGGGGGTGGGGCTCGACGCCGCGCGCCGCGCGCTCCGCGTCACCCCGGCCGGGCCGTCGTACGAGCCCCTGACCGGACCCGGCTACGTCGTCTCCCTCACCCCGGTCGCCAACATCGCCGTAGGCGACGAGACCCCCTGGGGCGTCGCCGCCGAACTGACCCGGCTGCGCCCCGGCACCGGGACCGCCACCTACGGGCAGCAGGACGCCGAGGACCGGGGCGTCCCGGCGCTGATCGAAAATATGCTCGACGCCGCGGCGGGCCGTAGGATCGTCGCTGTGGTCCGCGATGTCCACCGTCACCCCTGGATGGCCGACGCGCTGGACGCCCTGCTCACCGCCCGGCCGGAGACGGTCGTCGTGGAGATGGGCGTGCCCCAGGCGCCGCCCGCCGGAGCGCTGCACATCGCGACCCACGGTGCCGCCCGGGTGTGTGGACGGGCGGCCGCCGAGGTGATCGCCGGCATCGGCGCCGACGACCGCCCCGGGGACTGA
- a CDS encoding GNAT family N-acetyltransferase, translating to MIRSATPSDVPAIHAMIRELAAYERAPQEAKATEEQLREALFGAHPAVFALIAEEAGGAGEPAGPVGFALWFRNFSTWTGTHGVYLEDLYVTPRARGGGHGKALLAELARICVERGYARFEWSVLDWNEPAIGFYAALGAEPMDEWTVRRLSGEPLRALAAQAMGTAVSTTVNTDSASEATSLSN from the coding sequence ATGATCCGATCAGCGACGCCGTCCGACGTCCCGGCGATCCACGCGATGATCCGGGAGCTGGCGGCCTACGAGCGGGCTCCGCAGGAGGCGAAGGCCACCGAGGAACAGCTGCGCGAGGCGCTCTTCGGGGCGCATCCCGCGGTCTTCGCGCTGATCGCCGAGGAGGCCGGCGGCGCCGGAGAGCCCGCCGGGCCCGTGGGGTTCGCCCTGTGGTTCCGTAACTTCTCCACCTGGACAGGCACCCATGGCGTGTATCTGGAGGACCTGTACGTCACCCCGCGGGCCCGCGGGGGCGGCCACGGCAAGGCGCTGCTCGCCGAGCTGGCGCGGATCTGCGTGGAGCGGGGCTACGCCCGCTTCGAATGGTCGGTGCTCGACTGGAACGAGCCCGCGATCGGCTTCTACGCCGCGCTCGGCGCGGAGCCGATGGACGAATGGACGGTGCGCAGGCTCTCGGGAGAGCCCCTGCGAGCGCTGGCCGCGCAGGCCATGGGCACCGCCGTGAGCACCACTGTGAACACCGATTCCGCGAGTGAGGCGACATCTCTTTCGAATTGA
- a CDS encoding N-acetylmuramoyl-L-alanine amidase — MASPMSAGDFLAALTDEGVRVTQVGDWRQHNRNHKGPWGPVHGVMIHHTVTSGTEETVEICRDGFESLPGPLCHGVIAKDGGVHLVGYGRANHAGLGDDDVLRAVIAEKALPPDNEANTDGNRAFYGFECENLGDGEDPWPEEQLDAIARAAAAVCRHHGWTERSVIGHLEWQPGKVDPRGFTMDAMRARIRERLK; from the coding sequence ATGGCCTCACCCATGTCCGCGGGGGACTTCCTGGCGGCGCTGACGGACGAGGGCGTGCGGGTGACGCAGGTCGGCGACTGGCGGCAGCACAACAGAAACCACAAGGGGCCGTGGGGCCCGGTGCACGGGGTGATGATCCACCACACCGTCACCTCCGGCACCGAGGAGACGGTGGAGATCTGCCGGGACGGCTTCGAGTCGCTGCCCGGCCCGCTGTGCCACGGCGTGATCGCCAAGGACGGCGGGGTCCACCTGGTCGGCTACGGCCGCGCCAACCACGCCGGGCTGGGCGACGACGACGTGCTGCGGGCGGTGATCGCCGAGAAGGCGCTGCCACCGGACAACGAGGCCAATACCGACGGCAACCGCGCCTTCTACGGCTTCGAGTGCGAAAACCTCGGCGATGGCGAGGACCCGTGGCCCGAGGAGCAGCTGGACGCGATCGCACGGGCCGCGGCCGCCGTGTGCCGCCATCACGGCTGGACCGAGCGCTCGGTGATCGGCCACCTCGAATGGCAGCCGGGCAAGGTGGATCCGCGCGGCTTCACGATGGACGCGATGCGCGCCCGGATCCGCGAGCGGCTCAAGTAG
- a CDS encoding sensor histidine kinase — protein sequence MNDLVRQHTALDDSDLEWLHLLVSEWQLLSDLSFADLVLWVPTSDGTRYVSVAQMRPNTGPTSYQDDMVGHLVPRGRRPMLDAALDEGRIVREGDPEWREEVPVRVESIPVRRESRVLGVIARNTNLLTVRTPSRLELTYLQSASDLAQMIAAGSFPFPNQQVDMDASPRAGDGLIRLDADGVVQYASPNALSAYHRLGLAADLVGHHLGRTTAELAPVRGPVDEALVKLASGWAPREFEVEGGDGVIQLRAIPLKPKGLHIGSLVLLRDVTELRRRERELITKDATIREIHHRVKNNLQTVAALLRLQARRMDSAQGREALNEAVRRVGSIAIVHETLSQNLDERVEFDDIADRVLSMVAEISPGKVTGSRTGRFGILDAEVATPLSMVLTEVLQNALEHGFGAGEQGTVEVSAVRGGGGEESRLMVIVQDDGRGLPEGFDPQRAGNLGLQIVRTLVEGELGGTFDMVPAPERGTRVVLDFPVGAEKR from the coding sequence ATGAACGACCTCGTCCGCCAGCACACCGCCCTCGACGACTCCGACCTCGAGTGGCTCCACCTGCTGGTCTCGGAGTGGCAGCTGCTCTCCGACCTCTCCTTCGCCGATCTCGTCCTGTGGGTCCCCACCAGTGACGGCACCCGGTACGTCTCCGTGGCGCAGATGCGGCCGAACACCGGCCCCACCTCCTACCAGGACGACATGGTCGGCCATCTCGTTCCCCGCGGCCGCCGCCCGATGCTCGACGCCGCCCTCGACGAGGGCCGGATCGTCCGCGAGGGCGACCCCGAGTGGCGCGAGGAGGTGCCGGTGCGGGTGGAGTCCATCCCGGTCCGGCGGGAGAGCCGGGTCCTCGGTGTGATCGCGCGGAACACCAATCTGCTGACCGTACGGACCCCCAGCCGACTGGAACTCACCTATCTCCAGAGCGCGTCCGACCTCGCCCAGATGATCGCCGCGGGATCGTTCCCCTTCCCCAACCAGCAGGTCGACATGGACGCCTCACCGCGCGCGGGCGACGGGCTGATCCGGCTCGACGCGGACGGGGTGGTCCAGTACGCGAGCCCCAACGCGCTCTCCGCCTACCACCGGCTGGGGCTCGCCGCCGATCTCGTCGGTCACCATCTGGGCCGGACCACCGCCGAACTCGCCCCGGTGCGCGGCCCGGTGGACGAGGCGCTGGTCAAACTGGCCAGCGGCTGGGCGCCCCGGGAGTTCGAGGTGGAGGGCGGCGACGGGGTCATCCAGCTGCGGGCCATCCCGCTCAAGCCCAAGGGGCTGCACATCGGCTCGCTCGTCCTGCTCAGGGACGTCACCGAACTGCGCCGCCGGGAGCGCGAGCTGATCACCAAGGACGCCACCATCCGGGAGATCCACCACCGGGTGAAGAACAACCTCCAGACGGTGGCGGCGCTGTTGCGGCTCCAGGCCCGCCGGATGGACTCCGCCCAGGGGCGGGAGGCGCTCAACGAGGCGGTGCGCAGGGTCGGTTCGATCGCGATCGTCCACGAGACCCTTTCGCAGAACCTCGACGAGCGGGTCGAGTTCGACGACATAGCCGACCGGGTGCTGTCGATGGTGGCCGAGATATCGCCCGGCAAGGTGACCGGCAGCCGCACCGGACGCTTCGGCATCCTCGACGCCGAGGTCGCCACCCCGCTGTCCATGGTCCTCACCGAGGTGCTGCAAAACGCGCTGGAGCACGGCTTCGGAGCGGGGGAGCAGGGCACGGTCGAGGTCTCGGCGGTGCGCGGTGGCGGCGGCGAGGAGAGCCGGCTGATGGTGATCGTCCAGGACGACGGGCGCGGGCTGCCGGAGGGATTCGACCCGCAGCGGGCCGGAAACCTCGGGCTCCAGATCGTCCGCACCCTGGTGGAGGGTGAGCTGGGCGGGACCTTCGACATGGTGCCCGCCCCGGAGCGCGGCACCCGCGTGGTGCTGGACTTCCCGGTGGGCGCCGAAAAGCGCTGA
- a CDS encoding diacylglycerol/lipid kinase family protein translates to MRALLVVNPAATTTSARTRDVLIHALASDLKLDVATTEYRGHARDLARRAVDGGTHELVVALGGDGTVNEVVNGLLHHGPAPRELPRLAVVPGGSTNVFARALGLPNDAVEATGALLDALRDGTERTVGLGLAAGTPGTRDESVPARWFTFCAGLGFDASVIGRVEQQRERGRRSTHALYIRQMVRQFIGEPHRRQGTITLQRPGEDPIEELALSIVCNTAPWTYLGNRPVYAAPKASFDTALDVLGLAKLSAPAMTRYATQLLMSSPERGPRGKGAVSLHDLTDFTLQSQAPLPFQMDGDHLGLRTSVTFTGVRRALRVIV, encoded by the coding sequence ATGCGCGCACTTCTCGTGGTCAACCCGGCAGCAACCACCACCAGTGCCCGCACCCGGGACGTTCTGATCCACGCGCTCGCCAGTGATCTGAAGCTCGATGTGGCGACCACGGAGTACCGGGGGCATGCGCGCGATCTGGCCCGGCGGGCGGTCGACGGCGGCACCCATGAACTGGTGGTCGCGCTGGGCGGCGACGGCACCGTCAACGAGGTCGTCAACGGACTGCTCCACCATGGCCCCGCCCCGCGCGAGCTGCCCCGGCTCGCGGTCGTCCCGGGCGGCTCCACCAATGTCTTCGCCCGCGCGCTCGGGCTGCCCAACGACGCCGTCGAGGCGACCGGTGCCCTGCTGGACGCGCTGCGGGACGGCACCGAGCGGACCGTGGGCCTCGGACTCGCGGCCGGTACGCCGGGCACCCGGGACGAGTCGGTTCCGGCCCGCTGGTTCACCTTCTGCGCGGGCCTCGGCTTCGACGCGAGCGTCATCGGCCGGGTCGAGCAGCAGCGCGAGCGCGGCAGGCGGTCCACGCACGCCCTTTACATACGGCAAATGGTGCGGCAGTTCATCGGGGAGCCGCACCGGCGACAGGGCACCATCACCCTTCAGCGGCCGGGTGAGGACCCGATCGAGGAGCTGGCGCTGTCGATAGTCTGCAACACCGCCCCCTGGACCTATCTGGGCAACCGCCCGGTCTACGCGGCCCCCAAGGCGTCCTTCGACACCGCCCTCGACGTGCTGGGACTGGCCAAGCTGTCGGCGCCCGCGATGACCCGCTATGCGACCCAGCTGCTGATGTCGAGCCCCGAGCGCGGGCCGCGCGGCAAGGGCGCGGTGTCACTCCACGATCTGACGGACTTCACCTTGCAATCCCAGGCGCCACTGCCGTTCCAGATGGACGGTGACCATCTGGGACTGCGTACGAGCGTGACGTTCACAGGCGTACGCCGTGCACTGCGTGTGATTGTGTGA
- a CDS encoding glutaminase: MDYQAVLEEVAAHVKPRIGRGRVAQYIPALASVDPDHFGIALADTDGRVAGVGDWERPFSMQSISKAFSLALVLAEDGEKLWRRVGREPSGNPFNSLVQLEYENGIPRNPFINAGALVVTDRLHTLTGDASTTMLDFLRAESGNPDLAFDQEVAASEAAHGDRNAALAHFMAGYGNLDNPVPTVLEHYFWQCSIRMSCRDLALAGGFLARHGLRADGSRLLSRSEAKRVNAVMLTCGTYDAAGDFAYRVGLPGKSGVGGGIVAVVPGRCTLCVWSPGLDARGNSVAGLAALDHFTTLTGWSVF, from the coding sequence ATGGACTACCAGGCAGTGCTGGAGGAGGTCGCGGCCCATGTGAAGCCGCGGATCGGCCGGGGCCGGGTGGCCCAGTACATCCCGGCGCTCGCCTCGGTGGACCCGGACCACTTCGGGATCGCCCTCGCCGACACCGACGGCCGGGTCGCCGGGGTCGGCGACTGGGAGCGGCCCTTCTCGATGCAGTCCATCTCCAAGGCGTTCAGCCTCGCGCTGGTGCTCGCCGAGGACGGCGAGAAGCTGTGGCGGCGGGTCGGCCGGGAGCCCTCGGGCAACCCCTTCAACTCCCTGGTGCAGCTGGAGTACGAGAACGGCATCCCGCGCAACCCGTTCATCAACGCCGGGGCGCTCGTCGTCACCGACCGGCTGCACACCCTTACCGGCGACGCCAGCACCACCATGCTGGACTTCCTGCGCGCCGAGAGCGGCAATCCGGACCTCGCCTTCGACCAGGAGGTCGCCGCATCCGAGGCCGCCCATGGCGACCGTAATGCCGCCCTCGCCCACTTCATGGCCGGCTACGGCAACCTCGACAACCCCGTGCCGACCGTCCTGGAGCACTACTTCTGGCAGTGCTCGATCCGGATGAGCTGCCGGGACCTGGCGCTGGCCGGCGGTTTCCTGGCCCGCCACGGGCTGCGCGCGGACGGTTCGCGGCTGCTGTCGCGCAGCGAGGCCAAGCGGGTCAACGCGGTCATGCTCACCTGCGGTACGTACGACGCGGCCGGTGACTTCGCCTACCGCGTCGGGCTGCCCGGCAAGAGCGGCGTCGGCGGCGGCATCGTCGCGGTGGTCCCCGGCCGCTGCACGCTGTGCGTCTGGAGCCCCGGCCTCGACGCGCGCGGCAACTCGGTGGCCGGACTGGCGGCCCTGGACCACTTCACGACGCTGACCGGCTGGTCCGTCTTCTGA
- a CDS encoding anti-sigma regulatory factor produces the protein MSQIAGEPGTQDFVEVRLPAAGAYLSVLRTATAGLAARLDFTLDEIEDLRIAVDEACAILLQQAVSGSVLSCVFRLIDDALQVTVSAPTTDGRAPERDTFAWTVLSALAGKVDSTVAEDRTVSISLYKERGAGPGQP, from the coding sequence GTGTCCCAGATCGCAGGCGAGCCCGGGACCCAGGACTTCGTGGAAGTCCGGCTGCCCGCTGCGGGTGCCTATCTGTCGGTGCTGCGTACGGCGACCGCCGGCCTCGCAGCCCGCTTGGACTTCACCCTCGACGAAATCGAGGATCTGCGTATCGCCGTTGACGAGGCATGCGCGATCCTGCTGCAACAGGCCGTGTCCGGCAGTGTGCTGAGCTGCGTCTTCCGTTTGATCGACGACGCACTTCAGGTGACCGTCTCGGCTCCGACCACCGACGGCCGCGCCCCCGAGCGCGACACCTTCGCCTGGACGGTGCTCTCCGCACTGGCGGGCAAGGTGGACTCGACCGTGGCCGAGGACCGAACGGTCAGCATCAGCCTGTACAAGGAGCGCGGCGCCGGCCCCGGACAGCCGTGA
- a CDS encoding SIS domain-containing protein — protein sequence MSATTTGQRSDQPGRIMSGEMAEQPAVLRRILDQGAPRIREVAERIAARNPRFVLLTARGTSDNAALYAKYLLEVVLGKPCGLTSMSTTTAYGARPDLTDVLVITVSQSGGSPDLVASTEAARAAGAITLAVTNNADSPLAAVSEFHIDVLAGPEKALPATKTYTAELLALYLFVEGLRGGDGAAAKVLPDLAQQILDRQDEVRQLAARYRFAERMVLTSRGYGYPTAKEAALKLMETSYIPALSYSGADLLHGPLAMVDNISPVIAIVTEGKGGQALRPVLERLRGRGADLVVIGSAAEVERASAGFALPTEGVAEEVQPILEILPLQMLAYEVTIARGQDPDAPRALAKVTETR from the coding sequence ATGTCCGCCACGACGACGGGCCAGCGCAGCGACCAGCCGGGCCGGATCATGTCCGGCGAGATGGCCGAGCAGCCCGCCGTGCTGCGCCGCATCCTCGACCAGGGCGCCCCGAGGATCCGCGAGGTCGCGGAGCGGATCGCCGCCCGCAACCCGCGCTTCGTCCTCCTCACCGCCCGGGGCACCTCGGACAACGCGGCGCTGTACGCCAAGTACCTGCTCGAAGTGGTGCTCGGCAAGCCCTGCGGGCTCACCTCCATGTCCACCACCACCGCGTACGGCGCCCGGCCGGACCTCACCGACGTGCTGGTGATCACCGTCAGCCAGTCCGGCGGCTCGCCGGACCTGGTCGCCTCCACCGAGGCCGCCCGCGCGGCCGGCGCGATCACCCTCGCGGTGACCAACAACGCCGACTCGCCGCTCGCGGCCGTCTCCGAATTCCACATCGACGTCCTGGCCGGGCCGGAGAAGGCGCTGCCCGCGACCAAGACCTACACCGCCGAACTGCTCGCCCTCTACCTCTTCGTGGAGGGGCTGCGCGGCGGTGACGGCGCGGCCGCCAAGGTGCTGCCCGACCTCGCCCAGCAGATCCTCGACCGCCAGGACGAGGTCCGGCAGCTCGCCGCGCGCTACCGCTTCGCCGAGCGGATGGTCCTCACCTCCCGGGGCTACGGCTATCCGACCGCCAAGGAAGCCGCCCTGAAGCTGATGGAGACCAGCTACATCCCGGCGCTCTCCTACTCCGGCGCCGATCTGCTGCACGGCCCGCTCGCCATGGTCGACAACATCTCGCCCGTCATCGCGATCGTCACCGAGGGCAAGGGCGGCCAGGCGCTGCGGCCGGTCCTGGAGCGGCTGCGCGGCCGGGGCGCGGACCTCGTCGTCATCGGCAGCGCGGCGGAGGTGGAGCGGGCCTCGGCGGGGTTCGCCCTGCCGACGGAGGGGGTCGCCGAGGAGGTCCAGCCGATCCTGGAGATCCTCCCGCTCCAGATGCTGGCGTACGAGGTGACGATCGCCCGCGGCCAGGACCCGGACGCCCCCAGGGCGCTGGCGAAGGTGACGGAGACCCGCTGA
- a CDS encoding WhiB family transcriptional regulator: MDWRHNAVCREEDPELFFPIGNTGPALLQIEEAKAVCRRCPVMEQCLQWALESGQDSGVWGGMSEDERRAMKRRAARNRARNASA, from the coding sequence ATGGACTGGCGTCACAACGCCGTTTGCCGCGAGGAAGACCCCGAGCTGTTCTTCCCCATCGGCAACACCGGTCCTGCGCTGCTGCAGATCGAGGAAGCCAAGGCCGTCTGCCGCCGCTGCCCCGTCATGGAGCAGTGCCTGCAGTGGGCGCTTGAGTCCGGCCAGGACTCCGGCGTCTGGGGTGGAATGAGCGAGGACGAGCGCCGCGCGATGAAGCGCCGTGCCGCTCGCAACCGGGCACGCAACGCCAGCGCCTGA
- a CDS encoding Na+/H+ antiporter gives MDVVPLLMLVAGSAVVAGAARRTRVPAPLLLVAVGLVGSYVPGVPDYTLDPHVVLPLVLPPLLHTAALDSSYLDLRANLRPVALLSVGYVLFATVAVGVVAHLVIPGLPLAAALVLGAVVAPPDAVAATAIARRIGLPSRLTTVLQGESLFNDATAITAYRVAVAAAVGEGVSWTEGVREFVFAAVGGVVVGLILMVPLHWLRTRLRDPLLQNTLSLLIPFVAYAAAEQVGASGVLAVVVVGLYLGHHSWQVDFATRLQEAAVWRMIDFILESVVFALIGLQLRVVVAGLGEYGAGQAAWYAAVVFLTVVAARFVWVFPATFLPRMLFPGIREREPGTDWTASVVVGWAGMRGVVSLAIAFSIPQTVHGGGPFPARNLILFLTFTTVIGTLVGHGLTLPSLIRLLGLPGRDPRAETLAEAQAQNAASLEAERRLDELLADERNALPPPLAARLRTVLEQRRNAVWERLGAVNEVTGESADDTYRRLAREMIEAERKVFVDLRDARRIDDEMLRSLLRRLDLEEAALYREGATEDEGA, from the coding sequence ATGGACGTAGTGCCGCTGTTGATGCTGGTCGCGGGGAGCGCGGTGGTCGCCGGCGCGGCCCGCCGGACGCGGGTGCCCGCACCGCTGTTGCTGGTGGCGGTCGGGCTCGTCGGCTCATACGTGCCGGGGGTGCCCGACTACACCCTGGATCCGCATGTCGTGCTGCCCCTGGTGCTGCCGCCGCTGCTGCACACCGCGGCGCTGGACAGCTCGTACCTGGATCTGCGTGCCAATCTGCGGCCCGTCGCGCTGCTCTCGGTCGGCTATGTCCTCTTCGCCACGGTCGCGGTCGGCGTGGTCGCCCATCTGGTGATCCCGGGCCTGCCGCTGGCCGCCGCCCTGGTGCTGGGCGCGGTGGTCGCGCCGCCGGACGCCGTGGCCGCCACCGCCATCGCCCGCCGCATCGGGCTGCCCTCCCGGCTCACCACGGTGCTCCAGGGCGAGTCGCTGTTCAACGACGCGACCGCGATCACCGCCTACCGGGTGGCGGTGGCCGCGGCGGTGGGGGAGGGGGTCAGCTGGACCGAGGGGGTGCGGGAGTTCGTCTTCGCGGCCGTCGGCGGGGTCGTGGTCGGTCTGATCCTGATGGTGCCGCTGCACTGGCTCCGCACCCGGCTGCGGGACCCGCTCCTCCAGAACACCCTGTCGCTGCTCATCCCCTTCGTCGCCTACGCCGCCGCCGAACAGGTCGGGGCATCGGGCGTGCTCGCCGTCGTGGTGGTCGGGCTCTACCTCGGACACCACTCCTGGCAGGTCGACTTCGCGACCCGGCTCCAGGAGGCGGCGGTCTGGCGGATGATCGACTTCATCCTGGAGTCGGTGGTGTTCGCGCTGATCGGGCTGCAACTGCGGGTCGTGGTGGCCGGTCTGGGGGAGTACGGGGCGGGCCAGGCCGCCTGGTACGCGGCCGTCGTCTTCCTGACCGTGGTGGCCGCCCGCTTCGTCTGGGTCTTCCCGGCGACCTTCCTGCCGCGGATGCTCTTCCCCGGCATCCGCGAGCGCGAGCCCGGCACCGACTGGACCGCCTCGGTCGTCGTCGGCTGGGCCGGGATGCGCGGGGTGGTCTCACTGGCCATCGCCTTCTCGATCCCGCAGACCGTGCACGGCGGAGGGCCCTTTCCGGCCCGCAACCTGATCCTCTTCCTGACCTTCACCACCGTCATCGGCACCCTGGTCGGCCACGGGCTCACCCTGCCCTCCCTGATCCGGCTGCTCGGGCTGCCGGGCCGCGATCCACGGGCCGAGACGCTCGCCGAGGCGCAGGCGCAGAACGCGGCGTCGCTGGAGGCCGAGCGCCGACTGGACGAACTGCTCGCCGACGAGCGCAACGCCCTGCCGCCGCCACTCGCCGCCCGGCTGCGCACGGTGCTGGAACAGCGCCGCAACGCCGTATGGGAGCGGCTCGGGGCGGTCAACGAGGTGACCGGCGAATCGGCGGACGACACCTATCGGAGGCTGGCCCGGGAGATGATCGAGGCCGAGCGGAAGGTGTTCGTGGACCTGCGGGACGCCCGGCGGATCGACGACGAGATGCTGCGGTCGCTGCTGCGCCGGCTGGACCTGGAGGAGGCGGCGCTCTACCGGGAGGGGGCCACGGAGGATGAAGGAGCCTGA
- a CDS encoding RNA polymerase sigma factor SigF yields MSTASSRGVGTPAIPHPPSRPHPADSEAAGDRPERADHMDQHEQAHQQHDPHDRSGARAMFAELRRLPEGSSERAELRNHLVRMHLPLVEHLARRFRNRGEPLDDLTQVATIGLIKSVDRFDPDRGVEFSTYATPTVVGEIKRHFRDKGWAVRVPRRLQELRLSLTTATAELSQRHGRAPTVHELAQHLSISEEEVLEGLESANAYSTLSLDVPDTDDESPAVADTLGAEDEALEGVEYRESLKPLLEDLPPREKKILLLRFFGNMTQSQIAQEVGISQMHVSRLLARTLAQLRDKLLVEE; encoded by the coding sequence GTGAGCACTGCATCATCGCGGGGAGTGGGTACCCCGGCCATCCCGCACCCGCCGTCCCGGCCGCATCCCGCGGACTCGGAGGCGGCAGGAGACCGACCAGAGCGGGCGGACCACATGGATCAGCACGAGCAGGCGCATCAGCAGCACGATCCGCATGACCGGAGCGGCGCGCGGGCGATGTTCGCCGAGCTGCGACGGCTGCCGGAGGGCTCCTCCGAGCGGGCCGAGCTGCGCAACCACCTCGTGCGTATGCATCTGCCCCTGGTGGAGCACCTGGCCCGGCGCTTCCGCAACCGCGGCGAGCCGCTGGACGATCTCACCCAGGTCGCCACCATCGGGCTGATCAAGTCCGTGGACCGGTTCGATCCGGACCGCGGGGTGGAGTTCTCGACCTATGCGACGCCCACGGTCGTGGGCGAGATCAAGCGGCACTTCCGCGACAAGGGCTGGGCGGTGCGGGTGCCGCGCCGGCTCCAGGAGCTGCGGCTGTCGCTGACCACGGCCACCGCGGAGCTCTCCCAGCGGCATGGCCGCGCCCCGACCGTCCATGAGCTGGCCCAGCATCTGTCCATCTCCGAGGAGGAGGTGCTGGAGGGGCTGGAGTCCGCCAATGCCTACAGCACCCTGTCCCTGGACGTACCCGACACCGACGACGAGTCCCCGGCGGTCGCCGACACCCTCGGCGCGGAGGACGAGGCGCTGGAGGGTGTCGAGTACCGCGAGTCGCTCAAACCGCTGCTGGAGGATCTGCCGCCGCGCGAGAAGAAGATCCTGCTGCTGCGCTTCTTCGGCAATATGACGCAGTCGCAGATCGCGCAGGAGGTCGGCATCTCCCAGATGCATGTCTCCCGGCTGCTGGCCCGCACCCTGGCGCAACTGCGCGACAAGCTGCTGGTCGAGGAGTAG